The Desulfobacterales bacterium genome window below encodes:
- a CDS encoding OmpA family protein → MGSRFSIGVLFLMVFGLQACVADQKLQSQNALLQDELKHFQLQLYEADQRIKSQDSELKRLQQAEAKCNQNLADLKVTNASLQKINLKLNQNVERLNSDLAKKKSVIKLQNKVIGLLDDTKKTIATSLKDEIAAQQIELVELEDTLKVIFIDRILFDSGSVEINAKGKALLLAFAESIRQQDDQYVLVEGHTDNMPLGPSLKVRFPSNWELSVARAAAVARFLQEEGQLQPQRLSARGYSYYKPVASNKTFGGRHQNRRIEIILSPSNGGP, encoded by the coding sequence ATGGGAAGTCGGTTCTCGATCGGGGTCTTATTCTTGATGGTGTTTGGGCTGCAGGCATGTGTCGCCGACCAAAAACTGCAGAGTCAAAACGCACTTTTGCAAGACGAGCTCAAGCATTTTCAGCTACAACTCTATGAGGCTGATCAGCGCATAAAAAGCCAGGATTCAGAATTAAAGCGCTTACAGCAGGCGGAAGCCAAATGCAATCAAAATCTGGCGGACCTGAAAGTCACCAACGCCTCGCTGCAAAAGATTAATTTAAAGCTTAACCAAAATGTCGAGCGCTTGAACAGCGATCTGGCGAAAAAGAAATCGGTAATCAAACTGCAAAATAAGGTTATCGGGTTGTTAGATGACACCAAAAAGACCATCGCCACGAGTTTAAAGGATGAGATCGCCGCCCAGCAAATAGAGCTTGTTGAGCTGGAGGATACGCTCAAGGTCATCTTCATTGATAGGATTCTGTTCGATTCAGGCAGTGTTGAGATTAATGCAAAAGGCAAAGCCTTGTTGCTGGCGTTTGCTGAATCCATCCGGCAGCAAGATGATCAATATGTCCTGGTTGAAGGCCATACGGATAACATGCCTCTGGGGCCTTCCTTAAAGGTGAGATTTCCCAGCAACTGGGAGCTATCGGTTGCGCGGGCTGCAGCGGTGGCACGATTTCTTCAGGAGGAGGGGCAGCTGCAACCGCAGAGGCTGTCAGCTCGGGGGTACAGTTACTATAAACCGGTGGCTTCTAACAAAACCTTTGGTGGGCGGCACCAAAACCGCCGGATTGAAATCATTCTGAGCCCGTCAAATGGTGGCCCATGA